One Scomber scombrus chromosome 1, fScoSco1.1, whole genome shotgun sequence DNA segment encodes these proteins:
- the LOC133981929 gene encoding trace amine-associated receptor 13c-like produces the protein MTALLSNTSVPGSTAVLLATTDYPFNWTAAAQAEFGSGQSLAPLCTVCCCGFINRTLTVVFMVSLAFAIVVGNVVTLTVFVQTRQSRTPQGYLKVSLAIADMMVGVLVVPFSVYTEISLMVTSAPPIWYQGSSTSPASSNSLGGLVSPWQPCMLIGPVFAGCTFVSISTIFLMTVERSVAILRPLHKDALVTRRRTLLLILLSWAASFLLALAPLIFSRNFTLEYNECSRMCNYTPLLFGSQLPPDANILLLFPAFDFTLLGGTLAVNIVSFTSIRQYSRKRKLLSEGSLSDGGGGGGGGGGGCSHRPSFSDIKAAKTIGILTFAFTASFSPIAVFVLGNVVGYTWCNFSFIAFWILTGNSCCNVIIYSVRDHRFRKGVTLLFLRDHSPPHGEKT, from the exons ATGACTGCCCTGCTTTCCAACACCAGTGTTCCTGGGAGTACAGCAGTTCTGCTGGCGACTACAGACTACCCGTTCAACTGGACTGCAGCTGCTCAGGCAGAGTTTGGGTCAGGCCAGTCTCTGGCCCCTCTCTGTACCGTCTGTTGCTGTGGGTTTATCAATCGCACCTTGACAGTGGTGTTCATGGTCAGCCTGGCTTTTGCCATCGTGGTTGGGAATGTGGTCACTCTTACCGTCTTTGTGCAGACGAGGCAGTCCAGAACACCACAGGGATATCTGAAAG TGTCTCTGGCCATAGCAGACATGATGGTGGGTGTCCTTGTGGTCCCTTTCTCTGTCTACACTGAGATCTCTCTGATGGTAACCAGTGCGCCTCCCATTTGGTACCAGGGTAGTTCCACCTCACCAGCGTCCTCTAATTCTCTGGGTGGACTAGTGAGCCCTTGGCAGCCCTGCATGTTGATTGGCCCTGTGTTTGCTGGATGCACATTTGTCTCCATTAGCACCATCTTTCTCATGACAGTGGAGCGAAGTGTGGCCATCCTACGGCCACTCCACAAGGATGCCTTGGTGACACGGAGACGAACTCTTCTCCTCATCCTGCTCTCCTGGGCAGCCAGCTTTCTGCTGGCTCTTGCACCCCTAATTTTTAGCAGAAACTTCACGTTGGAGTACAATGAATGCAGTCGTATGTGTAACTACACCCCATTATTGTTTGGAAGCCAGCTGCCACCTGATGCCAACATTTTGCTGTTATTCCCAGCATTTGACTTCACACTTCTTGGTGGCACATTAGCAGTTAACATTGTGTCTTTCACTAGCATCAGACAGTACTCCCGAAAACGCAAACTCCTATCTGAGGGCAGTCTGAGTgatggagggggaggaggaggcggaggagggggaggatgcTCCCACAGACCCTCTTTTTCAGATATCAAAGCTGCTAAGACAATTGGCATATTAACATTCGCCTTCACAGCATCCTTCTCTCCCATTGCAGTGTTTGTGCTTGGGAATGTGGTGGGATACACCTGGTGTAACTTTTCCTTCATTGCCTTCTGGATCCTAACAGGAAACAGTTGCTGTAACGTGATCATCTACAGTGTCAGGGACCACCGCTTCAGGAAGGGTGTCACCCTGCTCTTTCTGCGAGACCACTCCCCTCCACATGGTGAGAAGACCTGA